The DNA sequence AGGAAAACCATGTATTCTAACTCGActcatctttaaaaaaaaagaaactgatgTTTTTTATAAATacaataaatatgtaaaaattaataaaaaaaatacataaaaaaaagagggaatcACATATCATTGAATTTAATTTGAGCTTATACCATTGCAAACATGTTCAATAATATAAGTTAACGATTGAAGTAGTGAATTGGTTTGATAGTactttaggctccgtttggatgtaatgggaatttaaagggaagggaagtgaaattttcatactttaaaaaaaaatatttataatcattatcccatatgattgtataaactacttaatttttttaatcatatttagtaatgtaaattttattttacatattatagcaaagggttttggatgcaaagtaaagtaaaattttataaccaaatatggaatgatttgaagttaatgttaaagtcataTGGGTAaatattacatatatttctattttaagtataaaattttacttcccttcacTATAATTTcctttacaaccaaacatagccttagaaaACGACTAGACTCGTTGGGTTTATGGTgagtcaagtaaaaaaaaactagcCCTATTTGATTGGGAAGATTCGTGACCAAATAGAGCTGGGGCCGATCTGGGCCAAGCTCAACCCAACATCAGGGGCTGGGCTGGGCCGAACGGGGCCTGGGTTGAGTGTTGAAAAAACCGGGCTCTGTAGCAACCCACCAAGTAATTCAGAAGAAAAGATAGAGATTAGAGAGAGGGGACTGATCATCACTTCGAGTTTCGACGTCTGTTTTTGGCGTTTTCTGTTATGCTCCGATATGGGCACAAATCTCCGAAGACTGTGAAGGCTTCTTCCCTGCAATTTTCCCAAATTTAACATCGTCTTCCTCAGGTAGTATTCATTAATTGtttaaattcaattcaattctttAATCTCCATTCATCAATGATTGGATTCATAAATTCTAATTGATCATTAACTTCTGTGCGTGATTCAGGAGAGATCAGTTTATTCAAAAGAAATTCAATATGGGTTCTGAATCTACCACTCCCCCAAACGTTTCAGATGATAAACCTCAGAACCAAGGTGAgtttttttgggtttgtatcAGCTTCTTCTCTATTGTTCACCCCTgctccctttatttttttgaccTCTTCGGTTGCTGAAATGAATTTGATATTGTTTTTGTCTGGCAACGAATTATTATACTGTAGAAGTACAACGTTAAAGGGGGTTTTCCCCCCCTTTTGGGGCGAAGGACCCTTGTCCGGGAGAGTTCAGAGGTCCTGACAAATTGTGTATTATATCGATTGTTGATGCATGTTTGAAttcgatttcaatttcataCAATCCCAGGCAACGAGTGATGGGgacaaacaactgaatcttTTAACTGTTGTAGCTCTTTACTCTTGATATACCACGCAATTAGATAACCcgtttcttattttttggtgCCTGAACAATGTTTCTGGATTAGCTCTCTTGGGGTTGCAACCCTTCCTTAGCattctttatatttttgtttcaagTATTTCCTGTAttagagtaaaaaaaaattattttgccTCTTCTCACTTTGTTTTCCATAGTTTGGTGTAACTCTTATTGTAGTCAGAGCTTAATGGTTCATCCGGGTTATATCACCTTTTTTAAGTACTAGTTTGTGTCAATTTACACTAAGGTCATGGGATATCAGATCCTTGGACCCTTTGGCTGTGCTAGGGCAATATCATCTGTTTCAAACCGTAGACGTGATATGGACATCATCATTCTTTTGGTAGCCAAGAAGTTCTGAGTAAAATCCAAACGGTGTACTCAACGTTTTTTCTTTGACAATATAGCATTTTCAAGATGGTGAAGCCTAAATGGGTGTTGGTACGTTGATAAAAGTCATTTGTTTTGAGTACTATTGGCCCTTAGGAGCTATTCTCCTCCCTTTACAGTGGAAGAGTTCATTCCATCCCTCAGTTAGCTGGCTGCAGAGCAGTGTGTGAGGTCAAACACCAAATCAATGTTAAATTATTTGCTGATATATCCTAATGTTGGTCTCGCAATGGTTATGATGGGGATTCTTTGGATCTTATATCTACTGTCTCTATTGAAATAACTCAGTACTTTGAACTGAGGATACAGTTGAAACTTTAATATTCATTGGGTTTCCCTCTCTCCCTATCTCTGTCTCAACATAATTTACCTTCCTAAACCTCAATTCCAGCAACATGGTTCCAATTGCAGGATGGTGCTCGAGGTTATTTGCATTGTTTTTGTCCATCTTACCCATTTTCATGTCGACCAAAGCTTCACTGGGCTTTCCCCTTTGATCCTTTTCCTGTAAAAAAATGCATTAGTTCCTATTCTTTACATTATTAGTGCTTTCTATTAACATTTATGATAATTTTATGCAGAAGTCTTACcttctctttaaaaaaaaaatgtttttacaCGAGACTTTCTCTGTCCTTGTTATATGATGCAGTGGAAAAGAAAGTTTCTTGTTATTGTCTTTTTCTACTTGAGGCCAGTATGCGTATAccttttcttgttttccttcATGGATTGACTAAGATGGCTGAAGATGCCGAAACATGTACTTGTACTCTGATCAATCTATAGTATACACTTCATGTGCTTTTCTATGAGCATCCTTCAGATAGAAACTGTTCACAATGTTAGGTTCGGAGCTTCAGAAACCAATGGATGGAAACGGGAAAGATGCCAAGGAAGAGACTCTGAATGAAACTTCATCAAAATCTGTGTTTGTCAACTCAGAACCGATGAGGGAGGAACAAGTGCAAAATGCTATTAAGTTTCTATCACATCCCAAAGTTAGGGGTTCTCCGGTCATCTACAGGCGTTCTTTCCTTGAGAAAAAGGGCCTCACGAAGGAGGAGATAGATGAAGCCTTCCGCCGTGTAcctgtaaggaattttttttatggcCTATGCCTTGttccctctcttttccctttaaattcatGAGGATACTTTAatgctcctctccttctctcatgCTTAAGCTTTTTGATGATATTTCTGTATGAATTACAGGACCCACCTCCAACTGTTACAAGTGTGCAGCCGGCTACCTCAAATCAaggtaaaaaaggaaaaagcatTCACACCTTCTTATGGATGTTGAGATCCGTAAGCTTGTAATAATAGCCCATGTCAAGGGCTTATTTGACCCACTTAAACATAAAAAATGGTTATCACTATCAGTTCTGCTGGGATGCAAACTTGGCTAGCCCTTACAGTTGACATGTTATTGTCTTATTGTGTTTTTGGTGACAGATGGCCAGTTGAAGTCATCTGCAAACATGCAGGCACAAGTCTCTACACAAACTCCACAACCTGCTGCAGCTGCTCCTACAGGAAACATTGTTTCTACAGTGGCAACCATGTCAAAGTCACGATTTCATTGGTCTCATGCTTTTCTTGCTGTAGGTTTGCTTGCTGCTTCTGGAGCTGGATCTGCCTTGTTTTTTAAGGTACTAAAACACTATTTAATCATTATACTGATCGTGCAGAGCACAAATGTTGACTTACTGAGCTATATGGTATTATGGTTACTAAAGATCCCACTCAGTGCAGCTTGGGTATGGGAATGGTTACAACTAACTCAAACTCATTTAATTTGAGTTTATTAGTAGTGCAAATGATTTCTTTGCTCATGTTTGAGCCATCAAGCCCTTCAATAAATAATAACTTTGAGATCAGGATCCTCGGAACATGCTAACtgcattttttaaataaaactgGGAGAGTTTAGGCTTAACTTTCAAAAAGTACCAACGGTTGAGACTTAAAAACACAAAGTGAATACCTCATACAATGTTAAAAGCTTCTTGATATCCTAGACgtgttacctttttttttttttttttttttttttttttaatgaaagggTCCAAATGTGGCTGCCAATCTGATATTATATTCCTATTTAGCATGCTATTGTCCCGAGGTTGAAGTCTTGGATTAAAAAGATTGTTTTGGAAGACGAAGGAGGTGATGTTGTGAAGAAAAATAATTCAAGACCAAGTCTAGCTGAAGAAGCTGCATCAGCTGCAAAGGCAGCTGCAGCAGCAGCTGCTGATGTGGCCAGAGCAAGCCAGGAAATGTTGAACTCCAAAAACGAAGGTGGGAtacttatatatatttatttatttcctttctttatgGCTTAGTAAAAATGAATCTCGACCCTTGTGTATCCTTTGCAGAGAAGAAGTACTTTGAGGCTTTTAGAAGTCTATTGGATGTCCAGGTAGAGGAAATGAAGTCCATGAGTAATGCTATCCGGAAATTGGAAGCTACAAGTGACATTGGTCTTTCATCAAACAAGCAAGCAGTAGAACATATTCAATCTGCATCATCAAATGGTAGGCATTTTCCCCTTTCTCTTCCAATGAATTGCTTTAAATTGCTGCAGATTCCTAGTGTGGTCATATTCCATGGTATCCATTTAGTAAGGAGCTTGGGCATGGAATTTTCACTGTTTGGGTACaatatatttgtaattttgGTTATGAACACGCTATTGCATCCTCATTAATGAAGTGTTTAAAATCTACAAAAGTCTGTAGGATGCCGTGAGTGGTTTCGAAATTCTAACGTGGGTCAGTAAATTCTATTATAGACATTGTAAATTATTTGTGTAAGCTTGTATGTGTCTCCAGTGATTACTATGAGTCAATGATACACGTTAGAGAGATGCCTCTGAATTGAGCTGTTTGACAAACCTAAACAATGAGTTTCTCTTTTTCAATGTCTTCACACAAAAGCCAATGCCTGTATGACAACTGTTATGGCTTTCTGACAATTCTTGCTTTGCAGTGGGGGCCTCGTGCAGCTTTTAAGCACTTTGTTGAAATTGTGTCTTGTCCTTGGATTGACTAGTGATGGAAATTCCAATCAAAGGGGATGATCATAGTAACTGTTTTCTTTCAGGCTTCCATTAGCATAGGGTCATCTGACCAATGGGCTTTTCAGGGCTTTCTGGTCAACGCTCTTATTATTGATCTCGGAAATCAAATAGCATGTTAACCCAATAGGTCAACCATCCATTCTTTTCCCTATTTGATTTGAGGGGTTGGGAGAGGTGAATGGGGTGTCTCAAGTTATTTCATGTCAATGTGATTCTTTTATCA is a window from the Macadamia integrifolia cultivar HAES 741 chromosome 5, SCU_Mint_v3, whole genome shotgun sequence genome containing:
- the LOC122080001 gene encoding peroxisomal membrane protein PEX14-like; the encoded protein is MGSESTTPPNVSDDKPQNQGSELQKPMDGNGKDAKEETLNETSSKSVFVNSEPMREEQVQNAIKFLSHPKVRGSPVIYRRSFLEKKGLTKEEIDEAFRRVPDPPPTVTSVQPATSNQDGQLKSSANMQAQVSTQTPQPAAAAPTGNIVSTVATMSKSRFHWSHAFLAVGLLAASGAGSALFFKHAIVPRLKSWIKKIVLEDEGGDVVKKNNSRPSLAEEAASAAKAAAAAAADVARASQEMLNSKNEEKKYFEAFRSLLDVQVEEMKSMSNAIRKLEATSDIGLSSNKQAVEHIQSASSNGPTNTSWKSPLAGQESSRGSGSLTSSMQSKVNGTLDFDLGSVRPSSAPASVEPSAAPHPKSYMEIMAMVQRGEKPPGIREINDLPPNPNQPPSNPRLAPRAKPWEGGQTQNNPSFGLQSHANGESSSSKEQDSRSASQLNGYSSEPWWRRKNVRITEIESEDQTMTTSNGAVGVTKQQVPQRVWVPPQQPPVAMPEAAAAIRQPKPLIQKEQTSNDQMTVHPSDDIDELRRFTKISESGGQPEINNESPSLDSNEIQNQGIAIEGN